A genomic region of Deinobacterium chartae contains the following coding sequences:
- a CDS encoding VRR-NUC domain-containing protein, producing MLTSTTPSIAVSRNHSEPPRIEEHWDEHQHQVKLISWCDQNTDLYPDLALIFAIPSGENRHVLNAIRLKAQGVRPGVPDLCLPVPSGPYHGLYIELKALGGRASKDQSAWIRRLSAAGYRAAVCKGWRAARDVILEYLAASQEQEQPGETEQV from the coding sequence GTGTTGACTAGTACGACTCCATCCATTGCCGTATCGCGCAATCACAGTGAGCCGCCTCGTATCGAGGAGCACTGGGATGAGCACCAGCACCAGGTGAAGCTGATCAGCTGGTGCGATCAGAATACGGACCTGTACCCGGATCTCGCCCTGATCTTCGCGATCCCCAGCGGTGAGAACCGTCACGTTCTTAACGCCATCCGTCTCAAGGCCCAGGGAGTACGCCCGGGCGTGCCCGACCTGTGCCTGCCCGTTCCCAGCGGTCCTTACCACGGTCTGTACATCGAGCTTAAAGCCCTGGGCGGACGTGCCAGCAAAGACCAGAGTGCCTGGATCCGCCGCCTGTCCGCCGCAGGCTACCGCGCTGCGGTCTGCAAGGGCTGGCGCGCTGCCCGCGACGTCATCCTCGAGTATCTTGCTGCCAGCCAGGAGCAGGAGCAGCCCGGCGAGACCGAGCAGGTCTAA
- a CDS encoding serine hydrolase domain-containing protein, producing MSDLTETLRFALLQRLRHLEAPGAAVSLLADGHPVFEGSLGHADWSGQIPLAAEALFPIYSVTKPLIAAATLQIAAQGRIDLEAPVADLLPDLPPALRDGRITVRRLLNHTAGLPDYGGLAAYRRDLRADPTSPWSDREFLEHSLRGGLRFAPGQGWGYSNVGYQLLRLLLEHLENAPLKRVLEARLFAPLGLRATRVAERLEDTRSLTPGFSALWSQQGELQNSVPRYHPGWVAHGVVVSSAPELARLTDALFSGKLLDRAWLEQMQAPVEVGLKHPIFRQAAYGLGLMLDATPGRSLAGHGGGGPGFSAGALHLRLPSGRRLTGVGLVNRDRDEGGLRLAADLLDHATRSSKETGPISSFRQT from the coding sequence ATGTCCGATCTCACCGAAACGCTCCGCTTTGCCCTGCTGCAACGGCTGCGCCACCTCGAGGCCCCCGGCGCCGCGGTCTCCCTGCTCGCAGACGGCCATCCCGTCTTCGAAGGCAGCTTGGGACATGCCGACTGGAGCGGTCAGATCCCGCTTGCCGCTGAGGCCCTCTTCCCCATCTACAGCGTGACCAAGCCGCTGATCGCAGCGGCCACGCTGCAGATCGCTGCCCAGGGCCGAATCGACCTCGAGGCGCCGGTTGCGGACCTGCTGCCCGACTTGCCCCCCGCGCTGCGCGATGGGCGCATCACCGTGCGGCGGCTGCTCAACCACACCGCTGGCCTGCCCGACTACGGCGGGCTCGCAGCCTACCGGCGCGACCTGCGCGCTGACCCCACCTCTCCCTGGAGCGACCGGGAATTCCTCGAGCACAGCCTCAGGGGCGGGTTACGCTTTGCACCGGGGCAGGGCTGGGGGTACTCGAACGTCGGCTACCAGTTGCTGCGACTGCTGCTCGAACACCTGGAAAACGCGCCACTGAAGCGGGTCCTCGAGGCCCGGCTGTTCGCACCGCTGGGCCTGCGCGCGACCCGGGTAGCAGAGCGCCTCGAGGACACCCGCTCCCTCACGCCCGGTTTCAGCGCGCTGTGGTCGCAGCAGGGCGAGCTGCAAAACAGCGTGCCGCGCTACCACCCGGGATGGGTGGCGCACGGCGTGGTGGTTTCAAGCGCTCCGGAGCTCGCCCGCCTCACAGACGCCCTGTTCTCCGGAAAGCTGCTGGACCGGGCCTGGCTGGAACAGATGCAGGCTCCGGTGGAAGTTGGCCTGAAGCACCCGATCTTCCGGCAGGCCGCTTACGGGCTGGGCCTGATGCTCGATGCCACTCCGGGCCGTTCGCTGGCCGGACACGGCGGGGGTGGTCCGGGCTTCTCGGCCGGGGCGCTGCACCTGCGCTTGCCCTCGGGGCGGCGGCTGACCGGCGTGGGCCTGGTCAACCGCGACCGTGACGAAGGAGGCCTGCGGCTCGCCGCCGACCTGCTGGACCACGCCACGCGGTCTTCCAAGGAGACAGGCCCAATCAGTAGTTTCCGGCAAACGTGA